In one window of Saprospiraceae bacterium DNA:
- the rpsK gene encoding 30S ribosomal protein S11 — translation MAKGAAKKVVKRKVKVTPEGIVFIQASFNNIIISITNKQGEVVSWASAGKAGFRGSKKNTPYAAQVAANDAAKTAFEAGIRTAEVFVKGPGSGREAAIRAIDQSGIKVQVINDVTPMPHNGCRPPKRRRV, via the coding sequence ATGGCAAAAGGAGCTGCAAAAAAGGTTGTTAAGCGCAAAGTCAAAGTGACCCCGGAGGGTATTGTGTTCATTCAGGCTAGCTTCAACAACATCATTATCTCTATCACCAACAAGCAAGGTGAAGTTGTCTCTTGGGCTTCAGCCGGCAAAGCCGGTTTTCGTGGCTCCAAGAAAAACACGCCCTATGCTGCCCAAGTGGCTGCCAACGATGCTGCCAAAACAGCTTTTGAAGCAGGCATCCGCACGGCGGAGGTGTTTGTGAAGGGGCCGGGTTCGGGTCGTGAAGCCGCTATCCGCGCCATTGACCAATCTGGCATCAAAGTGCAAGTCATCAACGACGTGACCCCAATGCCACACAACGGCTGCCGCCCACCCAAGCGTCGCCGCGTTTAA
- a CDS encoding T9SS type A sorting domain-containing protein, translating to MNRLFTLALLLAQLSLSAQITWISDCSDKAFCFDPGSCDEGTVFMREQAVTACLNSPLVYYSYRLDLFADNTIDMEASVDSVLAVLPAGTHRITWRATDNCGNASQCTYLFTIDDCLPPTLICINNLSQNLDFFCNASLHVSDVVLNAFDNCTPKDDLVFGIRRLGDGTGFPADSAVNFDGCDVGAHQLQVWVKDENDFTSICLSNVTVQDNADTCACATDVRIGLQGCASSAGGAKMSNYNIRGDLLSAALPSPQSIQKNVTDSCFSVAFSPVPFNNNYQVVVRANRNDDPLNGVTTFDLLQTSRHILNIEPFYSAYQRIAADVNASNTVTTFDIVETRRLILGIYDTFPAVPSWRLIRPIDDPSDILSVPKDTYRIVLTNLADDITVSGLRFVGIKMGDTNLSAAFGNDEADTRSPLLLNIENQFLEAGTTVAVPIYLLGGHKLHGWQMALSAVPLFAEIVDVEGVPDEHFSSRGDEVRALWFDVEERLFPPDEALCFLKIKALQAGSLAEMLRLSPHFASEAYMPTLQGATERHPLILGFGAQQLNGALFFPPQPNPFSHTTTFNLFTPHPTEVRLELFDESGKMILEKNTQVEGGAQSLSLQASDWQGKGVFFFRLRANGEVFAGRIVKM from the coding sequence ATGAATCGGTTATTTACGCTCGCGCTCCTCTTGGCCCAATTGAGTCTTTCCGCACAAATCACTTGGATATCCGACTGCTCGGACAAGGCATTTTGCTTCGACCCCGGCAGCTGCGACGAGGGTACTGTGTTTATGAGAGAGCAGGCCGTGACGGCTTGCCTCAACAGCCCGCTCGTCTATTATTCCTACCGCCTTGACCTGTTTGCCGACAACACAATTGACATGGAAGCCTCTGTGGATTCGGTGCTTGCCGTGCTCCCCGCCGGCACTCACCGCATCACATGGCGCGCCACCGACAACTGCGGAAACGCTTCTCAATGCACCTACTTGTTCACTATTGATGATTGCCTACCGCCCACCCTCATTTGCATCAACAACCTGTCGCAGAACCTCGATTTTTTCTGCAACGCCTCGCTCCATGTGTCGGATGTTGTGCTAAATGCCTTTGACAACTGTACACCCAAAGACGACTTGGTATTTGGCATCAGAAGGCTGGGGGACGGGACGGGGTTCCCCGCAGATAGTGCAGTCAATTTTGATGGTTGCGATGTCGGCGCTCACCAGCTGCAAGTATGGGTGAAAGACGAAAACGATTTCACCAGCATTTGTCTTAGCAACGTGACAGTACAGGACAATGCAGATACTTGTGCTTGCGCCACCGACGTGCGCATCGGCCTGCAAGGCTGTGCGAGCTCGGCAGGTGGTGCCAAAATGAGCAACTACAACATTCGTGGGGACTTGTTGTCGGCGGCATTGCCCTCGCCACAATCAATCCAAAAAAACGTGACGGATTCGTGTTTCAGCGTTGCTTTCAGCCCTGTCCCTTTCAACAATAACTATCAAGTGGTGGTGCGAGCCAACCGCAATGATGACCCGCTCAACGGTGTCACGACCTTCGATTTGCTGCAAACCAGCAGGCATATACTGAACATCGAACCTTTCTATAGCGCCTACCAGCGCATCGCTGCGGATGTGAATGCCAGCAACACCGTGACCACATTCGACATCGTGGAAACCCGCAGACTCATCCTCGGCATATACGACACGTTCCCTGCCGTGCCTTCTTGGCGACTCATCAGACCAATTGATGACCCAAGCGACATCCTAAGCGTGCCCAAAGACACCTACCGTATCGTGCTCACCAATCTGGCCGACGACATCACCGTTTCGGGGCTTCGATTTGTTGGCATCAAAATGGGCGACACCAACCTATCTGCCGCTTTTGGCAACGACGAGGCAGACACCCGCTCACCTTTGCTTCTCAACATAGAAAATCAATTTCTTGAAGCAGGTACCACAGTCGCCGTCCCTATTTACCTTTTGGGCGGGCACAAGTTGCATGGCTGGCAAATGGCGCTATCGGCAGTTCCTTTATTTGCGGAAATCGTGGACGTGGAAGGAGTGCCCGACGAGCATTTTTCGAGCCGAGGCGACGAGGTTCGCGCACTTTGGTTCGATGTGGAGGAGCGATTGTTTCCGCCCGACGAGGCGCTGTGTTTTTTGAAAATAAAAGCCTTGCAGGCTGGCTCACTTGCCGAAATGCTCCGCCTGTCCCCCCACTTTGCCTCCGAAGCATATATGCCCACTTTGCAAGGCGCTACCGAACGTCATCCACTCATTCTTGGTTTCGGCGCTCAACAGTTGAATGGTGCCCTGTTCTTCCCGCCCCAGCCGAATCCTTTTAGCCACACGACGACTTTCAATCTCTTCACGCCCCACCCCACCGAGGTCCGTCTTGAATTGTTCGACGAATCAGGCAAGATGATTTTAGAGAAAAACACACAGGTGGAAGGCGGTGCTCAATCGTTGTCGCTACAAGCATCGGACTGGCAGGGGAAAGGAGTATTCTTTTTCCGCCTTCGAGCAAATGGCGAAGTATTCGCAGGTCGCATAGTGAAAATGTGA
- the rplQ gene encoding 50S ribosomal protein L17 codes for MRHGDKVNNLGRTASHRRALLANMAISLIEHKRITTTLAKAKALRRYVEPLITKAKTNTTHSRRVVFSYLQNKEAIKELFGPIAEKVGERPGGYVRVIKLGFRRGDGAETAMIELVDFNEVYNPNAGKVRQTKKTRRGGRKSAASTAAVAEPTATVAEQAVAAAEEAAVEATEAVAAEVEAPVVAEDVVETAAEVVADVVKEATTEEAPATEDKKDEEQA; via the coding sequence ATGAGACACGGAGATAAAGTAAACAACCTCGGACGCACGGCCTCGCACCGCCGCGCCTTGCTCGCCAACATGGCGATTTCTCTCATCGAACACAAACGCATCACGACTACTTTGGCAAAGGCCAAAGCCTTACGCCGTTATGTGGAGCCTCTGATAACCAAAGCAAAAACCAACACGACACATTCTCGTCGGGTAGTGTTCAGCTATTTGCAGAACAAAGAGGCCATCAAGGAGCTCTTTGGCCCGATTGCAGAAAAAGTGGGTGAGCGCCCGGGCGGCTATGTGCGCGTCATCAAACTTGGCTTCCGCCGGGGCGACGGCGCGGAAACTGCCATGATTGAGCTGGTGGATTTCAACGAGGTCTACAACCCGAACGCTGGCAAGGTCAGACAGACGAAGAAAACACGTCGCGGCGGTCGCAAATCTGCTGCTTCGACGGCAGCAGTAGCAGAACCTACGGCTACGGTGGCCGAACAGGCTGTAGCGGCAGCCGAAGAAGCGGCTGTGGAAGCCACGGAAGCAGTGGCAGCAGAAGTAGAAGCGCCTGTTGTGGCGGAGGACGTTGTCGAGACCGCGGCAGAAGTTGTTGCTGACGTTGTGAAAGAGGCAACTACCGAAGAAGCGCCCGCTACCGAAGATAAAAAGGACGAAGAACAAGCATAA
- a CDS encoding DNA-directed RNA polymerase subunit alpha, whose product MSILNFQKPDKILLQKATDFEGTFEFKPLEPGFGQTVGNSLRRVLLSSLEGYAISAVRIGGVDHEFATIRGVVEDVVDIVLNLKQVRLKPLAADEKGQPEKIYLTISGQEEFRAGMIEDANNVFKIMNPDLLICRMEPSVNLELELTISKGRGYQPADDGAPKDAAVGVIPIDAIYTPIKNVAYKVENTRVGQRTDYEKLTIEVKTDGTIHPEEAIREASRILIQHLMLITDDNITFDTPASREENVVDEHILHMRKLLKTSLEDLDLSVRAYNCLKAAKINTLAELVRYDTHELLKFRNFGKKSLVEIEELLQDKGLTFGMDLAKYKLDEE is encoded by the coding sequence ATGAGTATTCTCAATTTCCAAAAGCCTGACAAAATCCTGTTGCAAAAAGCAACCGATTTTGAAGGCACTTTCGAGTTCAAGCCGTTAGAGCCGGGTTTCGGCCAAACGGTTGGAAACTCGCTTCGCCGCGTACTTCTCTCATCTCTCGAAGGTTATGCTATCAGCGCCGTGCGTATCGGTGGCGTTGACCATGAATTTGCGACCATTCGCGGGGTAGTGGAGGATGTGGTGGACATCGTGCTCAATTTGAAGCAGGTCCGTCTGAAACCCCTCGCTGCCGATGAAAAAGGTCAGCCCGAAAAAATTTATCTGACCATCAGCGGTCAGGAAGAATTTCGTGCCGGCATGATTGAAGATGCCAACAACGTCTTCAAAATCATGAACCCCGACCTGCTCATCTGCCGCATGGAACCGTCGGTCAATCTCGAATTGGAACTGACCATCAGCAAAGGTCGCGGTTATCAGCCCGCCGACGACGGCGCGCCCAAAGATGCAGCAGTCGGCGTCATTCCGATTGATGCCATCTACACACCCATCAAAAACGTGGCCTACAAAGTGGAAAACACGCGCGTAGGTCAGCGCACGGACTATGAAAAACTGACCATAGAGGTCAAGACAGATGGCACGATTCATCCCGAAGAGGCCATCCGCGAGGCAAGTCGCATCCTTATCCAGCATTTGATGCTGATTACCGACGACAACATCACCTTCGACACGCCAGCCAGCCGCGAGGAAAATGTGGTGGACGAGCACATCCTCCACATGCGCAAACTGCTGAAAACATCGCTCGAAGACCTCGACCTCAGTGTGCGAGCCTACAACTGCCTTAAAGCCGCAAAAATCAACACGCTGGCTGAGTTGGTTCGTTACGACACCCATGAGCTCCTCAAATTCCGCAACTTCGGTAAAAAGTCGTTGGTTGAGATAGAGGAACTTTTACAAGACAAGGGCCTCACTTTTGGGATGGACCTTGCCAAGTACAAATTGGACGAAGAATGA
- a CDS encoding HAMP domain-containing histidine kinase: MNAKRIRLIIGLMTAALLGIIGLQIYWIDWNIRLNEEQFDKNVFAALNKVAGKLQYLEAVSVLETMNQSRGESGNARRTAQLLENGFAAQSLGSTDTLPSPVLGEGGTFEDNVTMWEYMKVTQLLDAKPLAERIPLDVLAQSVQDEIASRGIQAEYQYGVYSKARNSYVIVNDHFVVEDSGPQITHGGAPTLYNSPYKVALFTQDMESPGYLSLYFPNRTRLVVASVLSPLVLSVVFTAIVLFCFWYTIQVIFRQKKLSEMKNDFINNMTHEFKTPIATISLAADSIGSPMIMSHPDKIKRFVDIIRQENRRMNSQVERVLQMAMIDKKDFQLRLDDFNLHEVIQQAVDNFSLQVEKREGTLRIDLQAKRPVIEGDATHIASIIHNLLDNANKYSTDAPDITISTRDVPMGVEVTVADKGIGISKEARKHIFDKFYRVHTGNLHDVKGFGLGLSYVKAIMTAHKGLVDVKSELGKGSSFILTFPKNVTTQIERSAAERAQKQAVAEG, encoded by the coding sequence ATGAACGCCAAACGCATACGCCTCATCATCGGCCTCATGACTGCCGCGCTTCTCGGCATCATTGGCTTGCAGATTTACTGGATTGACTGGAACATTCGGCTCAACGAAGAGCAATTCGACAAAAATGTATTTGCCGCGCTCAACAAAGTGGCCGGCAAACTACAATATCTGGAAGCCGTGTCGGTACTCGAAACAATGAACCAGTCGAGAGGCGAGTCGGGCAACGCCCGTCGCACCGCCCAACTACTCGAAAACGGCTTCGCGGCCCAAAGCCTCGGCTCTACGGACACCTTGCCCAGCCCCGTGCTGGGCGAGGGCGGCACCTTTGAGGACAACGTAACCATGTGGGAGTACATGAAGGTGACACAGCTACTCGATGCCAAACCCTTGGCAGAGCGTATCCCGCTCGACGTGTTGGCGCAGTCCGTTCAGGACGAAATAGCCAGTCGCGGCATTCAGGCGGAATATCAATATGGTGTTTATTCCAAAGCCCGCAACAGTTATGTCATCGTGAACGACCACTTTGTAGTGGAAGACAGCGGCCCGCAAATCACGCACGGCGGCGCTCCCACGCTCTACAACTCGCCCTACAAAGTCGCCCTGTTTACGCAGGACATGGAATCGCCGGGGTATCTGTCGCTCTATTTCCCCAACCGCACTCGATTGGTGGTAGCTTCTGTTTTATCACCCTTAGTACTGTCGGTTGTGTTTACCGCCATTGTCCTTTTTTGTTTTTGGTACACGATACAGGTCATTTTCAGACAAAAAAAATTGTCGGAGATGAAAAATGATTTCATCAACAACATGACCCACGAGTTCAAGACCCCTATCGCCACCATCAGCCTCGCGGCGGACAGCATCGGCAGCCCCATGATAATGAGCCATCCGGATAAAATAAAACGTTTCGTGGACATCATCCGTCAGGAAAATCGCCGCATGAACAGCCAAGTGGAACGAGTGCTCCAAATGGCGATGATTGACAAGAAAGATTTTCAGCTGCGGCTCGACGATTTTAATCTGCACGAGGTGATACAGCAGGCTGTGGACAATTTTAGCCTTCAAGTAGAAAAACGCGAAGGCACATTGCGCATTGATTTGCAGGCAAAAAGACCCGTCATCGAAGGTGACGCGACGCATATTGCCAGCATTATTCACAACCTTCTGGACAACGCCAACAAATATAGCACCGATGCCCCCGACATCACCATCAGCACGCGCGACGTGCCAATGGGCGTGGAAGTGACGGTGGCGGATAAGGGCATCGGCATCAGCAAAGAGGCCAGAAAGCATATCTTTGACAAGTTCTACCGGGTACACACGGGCAATCTGCACGACGTGAAGGGGTTTGGCTTGGGGCTTAGCTATGTGAAGGCCATCATGACTGCCCACAAAGGACTGGTGGACGTGAAGAGCGAACTGGGGAAGGGAAGCAGTTTTATCCTGACATTCCCAAAGAACGTGACGACACAAATTGAACGCAGCGCCGCCGAACGCGCCCAAAAGCAAGCGGTAGCGGAAGGTTGA
- a CDS encoding OmpA family protein encodes MARLTSFSKFLITLLIVGIAFFGIRYFMDNTETGKELQEKAKTEQGGGSLFGGGSKPDANTVGVGVVTWGGYAGGQYWNKGFKANTDSRFYKDYGFKVDFKILDDPTASRNAWKNDEVHLLWATVDALPTEMPGLAAYDPVVVFQADWSRGGDAIVVRRGIGSVGDLRGKQIAVAEMSPSHSFLIWLLSAAGMTTADVKVVGVPSPLEAADAFKANNVDAAVVWSPFDEECVQKVPGARVLQSTRNASNIIADVFIAKRKWVEANPERVQQLYEGWMKGAAEINRSPAAKQEAATILANAFDGFSKDDALKAIDNVRLCTHGDNLNFFGLNRNTYKGVTGEELYSRMTKEYRNVGVLSGSDAVPVWSRASFLGAVERSSLSGNEHAAEGQKTFASISETEARTKGAVATKRVSISFRTGEFLLDENAKYIVDNEMVPIAKAFANSRIRVEGNTDNVGSAASNVALSKKRAQAVVDYLVKEYGMPRNRFTVIGNGPDKPVASNDSEDGRRKNRRTDFELVEE; translated from the coding sequence ATGGCTCGTCTAACATCTTTCTCAAAATTTCTCATCACGCTCCTCATAGTTGGCATCGCCTTTTTCGGCATCCGCTATTTCATGGACAACACCGAAACCGGCAAGGAACTGCAAGAAAAAGCCAAAACCGAACAAGGCGGCGGCAGTCTTTTTGGCGGCGGCTCCAAACCCGATGCCAACACCGTCGGCGTAGGCGTGGTCACTTGGGGTGGTTACGCCGGCGGCCAGTATTGGAACAAAGGGTTCAAGGCCAACACCGACAGCCGTTTTTACAAAGACTACGGTTTCAAAGTTGATTTCAAAATTCTCGACGACCCCACCGCCAGCCGCAACGCATGGAAAAACGACGAGGTCCACCTGCTCTGGGCCACCGTGGACGCGCTGCCAACCGAAATGCCCGGCCTCGCCGCCTACGACCCTGTGGTGGTGTTTCAGGCCGACTGGTCGCGCGGCGGCGATGCCATCGTGGTGCGCCGGGGCATAGGCTCGGTGGGTGATTTGCGCGGCAAACAAATAGCCGTCGCCGAAATGTCGCCCTCGCACTCATTCCTGATATGGCTACTCAGCGCCGCAGGCATGACGACCGCCGATGTGAAAGTGGTAGGGGTGCCCTCACCGCTGGAAGCCGCCGACGCATTCAAGGCCAACAACGTGGATGCCGCCGTCGTGTGGTCGCCCTTCGACGAGGAATGTGTACAAAAAGTACCCGGCGCGCGCGTGTTGCAAAGCACGCGCAACGCTTCCAACATCATCGCCGACGTGTTCATCGCCAAACGAAAATGGGTGGAAGCCAACCCCGAACGGGTGCAGCAACTCTACGAAGGCTGGATGAAAGGCGCTGCCGAAATCAACCGCAGCCCTGCCGCCAAACAGGAGGCCGCCACCATACTCGCCAATGCCTTCGACGGCTTCTCGAAGGACGACGCACTCAAAGCCATTGACAACGTGCGCCTCTGCACCCACGGCGACAACCTGAACTTTTTCGGATTGAACCGCAACACCTACAAAGGCGTGACGGGCGAAGAACTGTATAGCCGCATGACCAAAGAATACCGCAACGTGGGCGTGCTTTCGGGCAGCGACGCAGTCCCCGTGTGGTCGCGAGCATCCTTTCTCGGCGCGGTGGAACGTTCCTCGTTGAGCGGCAACGAACACGCCGCCGAAGGCCAAAAGACGTTTGCCTCCATCTCCGAGACCGAAGCACGAACCAAAGGTGCCGTCGCCACCAAGCGCGTGAGCATATCCTTCCGCACAGGCGAGTTTTTGCTGGATGAAAACGCCAAGTACATCGTGGACAACGAAATGGTACCCATCGCCAAAGCCTTTGCCAACAGCCGCATCCGGGTGGAGGGCAACACGGACAATGTGGGTAGCGCCGCTTCCAACGTCGCGCTCTCAAAAAAACGCGCCCAAGCAGTGGTGGACTATCTGGTGAAAGAATATGGAATGCCGCGCAACCGATTCACGGTCATCGGCAACGGCCCCGACAAACCCGTTGCCAGCAATGACAGCGAAGATGGCCGCCGCAAAAACCGCCGCACAGATTTTGAATTGGTGGAAGAATAA
- a CDS encoding D-2-hydroxyacid dehydrogenase, protein MVKILANDGIHPDGRLLLEEADYIVDEDKIPQDELAERIADYDVLIVRSATKVTKAVIDGGKNLKIIARGGVGLDNIDLEYAQSKGIQVYNTPMASSRAVAELAAGHIFALSRMLHRSNRELADGGDFKKLKKAYETGFQIKGKTLGIIGFGRIGQELAKIALGVGMSVRAHDPFVQEAEVGIQLNEFRDLKLCVNIRTEPLDKILRESDFISIHIPGSGKASIAAEEFAKMKDGVFLINTARGGVIDEEALLEALDSGKIAGVGLDVYENEPTPREALLRHPKVSCTPHIGASTIEAQSYIGMELADKIIAFFGDDK, encoded by the coding sequence ATGGTAAAAATTCTCGCCAACGATGGCATTCACCCTGACGGCCGCCTCCTCCTCGAGGAAGCTGATTACATTGTGGACGAAGACAAAATCCCTCAGGACGAACTGGCTGAGCGCATCGCCGACTATGACGTGCTCATCGTCAGAAGTGCCACAAAAGTGACGAAGGCCGTGATTGATGGCGGCAAAAACCTCAAAATCATCGCTCGCGGGGGCGTGGGCCTCGACAACATTGACCTTGAATACGCGCAAAGCAAGGGGATTCAGGTCTATAACACGCCCATGGCTTCGTCCAGAGCGGTGGCCGAACTGGCGGCAGGACACATTTTCGCGCTTTCTCGGATGCTCCACCGCAGCAATCGCGAACTGGCCGACGGCGGGGATTTCAAAAAATTGAAAAAAGCCTACGAGACTGGTTTTCAAATCAAAGGGAAAACCCTCGGCATCATCGGTTTTGGGCGTATTGGTCAGGAGCTGGCCAAAATTGCCCTCGGCGTGGGGATGTCCGTGCGTGCGCACGACCCCTTTGTGCAGGAGGCTGAGGTGGGCATCCAACTCAATGAGTTCAGGGACTTGAAACTGTGCGTGAACATCCGCACCGAGCCTTTGGACAAAATTCTGCGCGAATCGGATTTCATCAGCATCCACATTCCCGGCTCCGGCAAAGCAAGCATCGCTGCCGAGGAATTTGCGAAAATGAAAGACGGCGTTTTCCTCATCAACACCGCTCGCGGCGGTGTCATTGACGAAGAAGCTTTACTGGAAGCCCTCGATAGTGGCAAAATCGCTGGGGTAGGCTTGGATGTGTACGAGAATGAGCCGACCCCACGCGAGGCTCTGTTGCGCCATCCGAAGGTTTCTTGCACCCCGCACATCGGAGCAAGCACCATCGAAGCGCAATCGTACATCGGCATGGAACTGGCCGATAAAATCATCGCCTTCTTCGGCGACGATAAATAA
- a CDS encoding glycosyltransferase yields the protein MTFDVTIPVLNEEETLDQQVRILHGFLEKNFSAPGQWRIVIADNGSTDNTRHIASALCDQFPEVQLVRVPEKGVGLALKTSWGQSQADIVGYMDLDLATDLNHFIQAYNALATEGFDLVYGTRLHKKSRVVGRTLKREVTSRVFNFMLKNYLGTRFSDGMCGFKWLLRKHVAPLMEGGAVSNGWFFSTELLAVAEWKGLKMCELPVKWTDDTSGSKVNIPRLAKQYIKAMRVLKKRKPTET from the coding sequence ATGACCTTCGACGTCACCATCCCCGTTCTCAACGAGGAAGAAACCCTCGACCAACAGGTGCGCATCCTGCACGGTTTTCTGGAAAAAAACTTTTCCGCGCCCGGCCAGTGGCGCATCGTCATCGCCGACAATGGCAGCACCGACAACACCCGTCACATCGCTTCCGCGCTGTGCGACCAGTTCCCCGAAGTACAATTGGTCCGTGTGCCTGAAAAAGGGGTCGGCTTGGCGCTCAAGACCTCTTGGGGGCAGAGCCAAGCCGACATCGTGGGATACATGGATTTGGATTTGGCGACCGACCTGAATCATTTCATTCAGGCCTACAACGCACTTGCCACAGAGGGGTTCGACCTCGTTTACGGCACTCGCCTTCACAAAAAATCGCGCGTCGTCGGGCGCACCTTAAAGCGGGAAGTCACCTCGCGGGTGTTCAATTTTATGTTGAAAAATTACCTCGGCACCCGTTTTTCCGACGGTATGTGTGGTTTCAAATGGCTTTTGCGAAAACACGTCGCGCCGCTCATGGAAGGCGGTGCCGTCTCCAATGGTTGGTTTTTCAGCACCGAACTGTTGGCCGTTGCCGAATGGAAAGGGCTGAAAATGTGCGAATTGCCCGTGAAATGGACCGACGATACCTCTGGTAGCAAGGTGAACATACCTCGCTTGGCCAAGCAATACATCAAAGCGATGCGGGTGTTGAAAAAAAGAAAGCCTACTGAAACGTGA
- a CDS encoding M20/M25/M40 family metallo-hydrolase, translating into MKSLALCLAAFLLAAQPIFTQDISEKKLKKHVTYLASDKLKGRGTGTEEERKAAAYLAKQFKKIGLAPKGDNGTYFHHFTFKKPSDPHGGVAENAPVIASRNVAAYLDNGAEHTIVIGAHYDHLGLGHDHNSLDANPSGKIHNGADDNASGTAGVVELARYFAQNGVKERHNFLFLCFSGEELGLLGSKKYTENPTIDLSKVNFMVNMDMIGRLNAEKRLVVGGVGTAPDFVPTLNGMKGDLNVKLDSSGIGPSDHTSFYLKNIPVLFLFTGQHADYHKPTDDVDKVNFSGQKQVLEYAARVIESLDKKPKLTFQETKANQENTPRFKVTLGIMPDYTWEGEGVHVDGVTDGKPAAKAGIKKGDIITALGEHSVSSVQEYMKALAAFQKGDSTTVRVKRNGEEQTLPVTFQ; encoded by the coding sequence ATGAAATCATTAGCCCTCTGCCTCGCGGCGTTTCTCTTGGCGGCTCAGCCCATCTTCACACAAGATATTTCTGAAAAAAAACTCAAAAAACACGTCACTTACCTAGCTTCCGACAAGTTGAAAGGACGCGGCACGGGTACGGAGGAGGAGCGGAAAGCAGCTGCATATCTGGCCAAACAGTTCAAAAAAATCGGCCTCGCTCCCAAAGGTGACAACGGCACCTACTTCCATCATTTCACGTTCAAAAAGCCCTCCGACCCACATGGGGGCGTGGCGGAAAATGCGCCGGTGATTGCCAGCCGCAACGTGGCTGCCTATCTGGACAATGGCGCGGAACATACCATCGTCATCGGTGCTCACTACGACCACCTTGGCCTCGGCCACGACCACAACTCGCTGGATGCCAATCCATCGGGCAAAATTCACAACGGCGCGGACGACAACGCCAGTGGCACCGCCGGGGTGGTCGAACTCGCTCGCTACTTTGCGCAAAATGGCGTGAAAGAGCGGCACAACTTCCTTTTCCTCTGCTTTTCGGGCGAGGAACTGGGGCTACTCGGCTCAAAGAAATATACCGAAAACCCCACCATTGACCTCTCGAAGGTGAATTTCATGGTCAACATGGATATGATAGGAAGACTCAACGCCGAAAAACGCCTCGTGGTGGGTGGCGTGGGCACCGCTCCCGATTTTGTTCCGACGCTCAATGGCATGAAAGGAGACCTCAACGTCAAGCTCGACAGCTCGGGCATAGGCCCCAGCGACCACACTTCTTTTTATCTGAAAAACATCCCTGTTTTGTTCCTTTTCACCGGCCAACACGCCGACTATCACAAGCCGACCGACGACGTGGACAAAGTCAATTTTTCAGGCCAAAAACAGGTGCTCGAATACGCTGCCCGCGTCATCGAATCGCTCGACAAGAAGCCGAAACTGACTTTTCAGGAGACAAAAGCCAATCAGGAAAACACGCCTCGGTTCAAAGTGACGCTTGGCATCATGCCCGACTACACTTGGGAGGGCGAGGGCGTGCATGTGGATGGCGTGACGGACGGCAAGCCTGCGGCCAAAGCCGGCATCAAGAAGGGCGATATCATCACTGCATTGGGCGAGCATTCGGTGAGCAGCGTGCAGGAGTACATGAAGGCATTGGCCGCTTTTCAGAAAGGAGACAGCACCACGGTGCGCGTGAAGCGAAATGGGGAGGAGCAGACTTTGCCCGTCACGTTTCAGTAG
- the rpsD gene encoding 30S ribosomal protein S4, with the protein MARYTGPTTKKARSFGDPIFGVDKYFERRKYPPGQHGLSRKKKQASNYSQQLQEKQKAKYTYGVLERQFRKTFVNATRRHGVTGEVLLQLLEARLDNTVYRLGISPTRRGARQLVSHRHITVNGHVVNIPSYSLKPGDVVAVRGKSKGLDMVITHVGAKTSHVRQFGWLEWNPDKMQGIFLTYPQRDQIPEKINEQLIVELYSK; encoded by the coding sequence ATGGCTCGTTATACAGGACCAACCACCAAAAAAGCCCGTTCGTTTGGCGACCCGATATTCGGGGTAGATAAATACTTTGAGCGTCGGAAATATCCGCCGGGCCAGCATGGCTTGTCGCGGAAAAAGAAGCAGGCTTCCAACTATTCGCAGCAATTGCAGGAAAAGCAAAAAGCTAAATATACCTACGGTGTGTTGGAGCGTCAGTTCCGTAAGACTTTTGTCAATGCTACGCGCCGCCACGGTGTCACGGGTGAGGTCTTGCTCCAGTTGCTGGAGGCTCGCTTGGACAACACGGTGTATCGTTTGGGCATCTCACCGACTCGTCGGGGTGCCCGTCAGTTGGTTAGTCATCGTCACATAACAGTGAATGGCCACGTCGTCAATATACCTTCCTATTCGCTGAAACCCGGCGATGTGGTGGCTGTTCGGGGCAAGTCCAAAGGCTTAGACATGGTGATCACCCATGTAGGCGCAAAGACAAGTCACGTTCGTCAATTCGGATGGTTAGAATGGAACCCTGATAAGATGCAGGGCATTTTCCTAACCTACCCGCAGCGCGACCAGATACCGGAAAAAATCAACGAACAGTTGATTGTCGAGTTGTACTCGAAATAA